The nucleotide window ATGTGAGGCAGCCGAAAAGGTTTTCCCACCAATTAATAGATAAACGTTACCATTATAGGCCCTTTTATTAGGCTTCATCTTAAAGCTGTCAATGAACCTATGTTCGTAATGGTCATCTATTTTGGTAAAAGGCTTTTTAAAATCCTCTATTATCTGGGTTATAGCTGAATCATCAACTTCTCTTCCCTCGATAGTTTTGATGTATTCCTTATACGGTAATTGAAAATCTGGAATTTTTAGATGTATAGTTTCATTAAAAGGTTTGGCTGCCAGGTATGAATAAAATAACGCCGGGATAATCATGCGTCCACCACCATTATACCTTAAGTCGATTATAACATTCTTGGGGTCTTTCTTTTTTATGTCCTTGAAAAGTTCGGTGAACACATCGTCGAATTCTTTGTAAAAATTATCTGAGTCGGTTTTTGCATTGAACGAATTTAATTGAACATAATAGGTGTCTTTTTCTTCAAAATATTTTGTGTTAAGCAAATTGGATAAACTCTCCCGATCTAAAGGATATATTGCGTTTCTATGTAAGGTTTCCCTGCTTTTTACATCTATGGCCTCTACCCAAATAGTTTCAATTATGCGTGAATTTGGTGGTGTATAAAGTATCTTAAACGTTTCGGCACTTCCATACTTAATTAAGTAAAGCGCATCAAACGATGGTTCAAGATTCCTCAGGGTGAAGGCATCCTTCCTATTCAGCATTTCATCTAAAAGTTCCCCGACTTTACGATCATTAATTTCATGAATGATTGAACCATAGGGTAAAGGCAACTTTTCGTGATTCACTACCAATTTATCGTCGATTATTAAAATAGGAATTGGGAATAACACATTGCTTTGGGTTAATATTTCCTTCATAACATCTGCGGATAGGGTAAGAGACCCATGCTCATCCGTTTTGGTATTGGCTTTTAATTCAATTAGAAACCGGAAGAACTCAATGCTGCTCATTTCTTTGTCCTGCAACTCACTTTCATGGCTATTGAAGTAGTTTATTAAATTAATCTTATCGTCTGCGGTAAGAGCAGGTGAGACTTCTGAAATGATTGTTTTTAATATTTCATAATCTTCTTTAAGTTGGGTTTCCTTAAGTTGCGATTGTGAGAAACAGCAAATTGTGGATAGGAAAAAGAGAAGGTGTTTCATAAAAAGTTAGGTGGTGAATTAATGTTTTAAAAGATATCGGAGTTGCTTATTTGGGCTATTTAAAAATTCATCTCTTTACGTAATTCTATAAATCTTGGATGGTTCAATAAATGCTTGGAATAAAAAACATCTATATTAAATAAATAAGAGCCAACAGCTTTTTCTTTAACACACAACTCTGCCCAATCTAAGGCTTTTTCAATTTCGTCATTTGTATTATAAACGCTAAAAACTGCAAACGGATCTTTATAATTTGTGTCATTAACATGCTTAAAAAATTCTTTGGTTAAGGCGTTTGTTTTAGTTTCATTTCCACATTGTCCGTGAATGAATATTATTGCAGACTCTATTAGTTCAGATCCCCAATTTCCGACTAATTCCTTCGCTTTGGTTGCACCTTCTTGTGCCTCATCGCACTTATTTTGGAACAATTGAGCATATCCTCTTTTAACATAGCCCCATGCCCATGTGGGATGCAAGGTGAGGGCTTCATTGAATGCTTCCTCTGATTTTTTAAAATTTCTGGCAATAAGGTGAACCCAACCTAAATTATGAAGGCTTGAGATAGAAATAGGGTCTAAGGAAATAGCCTTATCGGCCATCTCAATTGCCATGTCATATTTCTTCATTGCTGCGAGAAGAGCGGAATATCGGATATAAGCATTGGCGTTATAGGGATTTAGTTCAATAGATTTTCTATATGAATTTTCGGCTCCTTCCCAATCGAAATTGCCATAAAATTTAATTGCGCCATCTACATCATAGGCTCCAGCTGAGTTAGGATTATAAGCCAAAGCAGTCTGTACAGCAAGTCGTGCCTCATTAAAAATTTCATCGCGTTTAGCGGTTGAAAAAATGGCTTGAATAATTTTTTCGTTTGCAATTGCGACATAGGCCGCCGCAAATTTTGGGTCAATTTCAATTGCTTTTCTAAAATGCTCTAATGCCAATTCAGATTTTTCAATAGTAGAACCATAGCTTAAAACTCTGCCTTTCATATAATGAGACTGTGCTTCCGGAATACTGCTAGCATCATTAGTTTCAGATTTTTCTGTAATAGTGCTTTGATTAGGCAATCTGTTTAGCAACGATGCCATCATTTTGTCCTCTAAGCTGTTAACATCCCCATTTTCAAAAATAGCCTTATCTCCCCATATTTGAGTGTGGTCTTGGGTATTGATAAGATCGCAACTTATAACCAATCCATCCTTGGAATTCTCAATTTTACCTGTTAATACTAAATCAGCATTTAAATTAACCTTTACCCAATCGCTTGTTCTTTCGAATTCTTCTAAAATAAAGGTTGAGTTCCGGGATAATACCTTAAAATTGGTGGTTCGAGATAGGCGATTAATAAAATTCTCTGGAATACCCTCTGAAAGGTATAATAGGGAAGAGTCGGAAGACTTATTTTCAAAAGGCAATACAGCCAATCTATTTGAAGCTACTGATAATAATGAGTTTGAATTTTCGGTTATATATGGTGTTTTGAACCAGTAATAACTTCCGCCAAGAAGTGTTGAAGCAATTAGAGCGCCATAAAGAAGAAGCTCTTTTCTCGAAAATTCTTGAATTCCTTTTTCACCATGATTCCAATTCCATGTAAATGAAATAAAAAAACCACCGATGAGTAAAATTAAGGTAAGAGTTAAAAGTTTAGGGTTTAGATCGTAATTAACAATAAAAAAGTCCACTGCCTGTAGAATGACAAATGCCGCGGCAGGATATGCCACTAGGGATCGCCATATCTGTTTCTTTTTAAGGTCATTAAAAGGGTTGGCCATAATGTAGTGGTGGATTTCATCCAATTGTAATCTTTATAAATTTAATAGCTATGCATCTTAATTCCTAAGAAATACTCCAAAATGGTTTAATTTCTGTGCTGTGCTATCAAATGCAACATTTTTGAAATGCTTTCAATTTAAAGAAGATTTATTAGGAATTATCTCAAGATTATTCGGTAATGGAGCAATTCTTCAGGATCATTTGGCAGGTTAGTGGTTCCTATGCATTCTAAGCCAAGTTTTTCTAATAGCTGTTGAGATGAGATATTGTCTTTTAGGGTATATGCTTGAATTTCCTTGATACCAAGTTCATTAAAGGCTATATCTCTTAACTTGCTTGCTGCTTCAAAGGCATATCCCAACTTTTCGAAAGGAGGGAGAAATGCAAAACCTATATCAATGCCTTCCTTTCCTTCGCGTTCGTATAATCCACAGGTACCAATTTTATAACCTTCTGTTTTAGTTATTAGTGTATAATTTGAATAACCAAGTCGCTCTAACTGGGTCAACATTCTATTTTGGATGTAATTTTCTGCATCTTCCACACTATGAATATTTCTATCCCCAATATATTTCAACCATTTAGGGGTATTCATTAATTTTTGGATGAATTCAGCATCATCCAAATCGGTTGGTTTTAGAAATAGGCGTTCCGTTTCGTATGTTTTATAAACTGCTCCCATCAAAAAAGCTAACAAGTTATTCTTCTCTTTTTAACTGGAATGATTATTGAAATTAAATTAATCTAATTTTTAGACATCTAATGGAATATTATGATTTCAAAATTAACCGAAAAAGCGTATTAATTTTTCACCCCAACCAGCATTGAGTAATGAAAATATGATCGGTAATGTTAAAAGAAAAACAATTAAAATTACGACCGAGATTTTATATGGCTTTTTTCTCTTAACAATATCATATATAATCAATGAAATTGGGAATAAATAAATTACGGTAAATTTCAAAAGTGGGTGAATATCCTGTAGTCCTAATGGGTCAATAAAACGGTCAAAGGCAGGATTTAATAAAAGTCCAGACACACCGAACATTGCTCTTTTATGGACGTAGGGTTTGTTTCTTTTATAATACCCAATTGCCAAAAAGGCTAAACCGCTTAGGGTTAGGTACAGATTGCCTACGACCAGTCCGCCAGTATTTTCAAAAGTCCTAATGACATCGTAATAAGATTTTTCACCATTCATAGTTTCTGAAGAGATTTCCAATATTACGTTTAGGTTAGCCATGGTAATGATTAGTGCAAATAAGAATCAAAAGGTCCCAAATCTTCGATGATTAATAATGTTGCCTTTATAAACTAAATGAGATTGGTAAACATAGGCCACATACCATATAACCATTAAAGCCCCATGAATTACTAAATAGGATGGAATTGACGTTTCTTTATAAATGGGTCGAAAGAAAAACCCTTTAGAAAATCCAATTATTACAACAATTAGAAACATCCATGCCGTAATCAAAAAATAGCTGTCTCTTTTTCTTCCCATCACTTAAATTACTGGTTAGGAATTATTAATTGCCTAAGCCCAAAAATCTCGCCGCGTTATTGTAAAAAATATCAGCTTTTTTTGTTTTTGGGTTAAAAATTCTGCAGAATTTACCGTTTCAATGGCGACATCAATAGTGTCGGGCCAAACCATTTGGTCCGTGCCAAACATAATTCTATCACCAAAGCCGGCTGTGATTAAGGATTTGATATAACTATAAAGCTCCTCTTTTGGTAATATCCAATTTATAACAGCGATATCTACGTATACATTTGCATGGGCGTATAGAAGTGCTTTTACATCCTCCACATAGGGCCATCCACCATGCATAATATATAATTTTAATTTAGGGAATTTAGCCAATACTGGTTCCAATTGTGTGGGGCTTGCATTATTAACACGCATTCCCCCCCAACATTTCTGGCAT belongs to Aegicerativicinus sediminis and includes:
- a CDS encoding tetratricopeptide repeat protein, with the protein product MANPFNDLKKKQIWRSLVAYPAAAFVILQAVDFFIVNYDLNPKLLTLTLILLIGGFFISFTWNWNHGEKGIQEFSRKELLLYGALIASTLLGGSYYWFKTPYITENSNSLLSVASNRLAVLPFENKSSDSSLLYLSEGIPENFINRLSRTTNFKVLSRNSTFILEEFERTSDWVKVNLNADLVLTGKIENSKDGLVISCDLINTQDHTQIWGDKAIFENGDVNSLEDKMMASLLNRLPNQSTITEKSETNDASSIPEAQSHYMKGRVLSYGSTIEKSELALEHFRKAIEIDPKFAAAYVAIANEKIIQAIFSTAKRDEIFNEARLAVQTALAYNPNSAGAYDVDGAIKFYGNFDWEGAENSYRKSIELNPYNANAYIRYSALLAAMKKYDMAIEMADKAISLDPISISSLHNLGWVHLIARNFKKSEEAFNEALTLHPTWAWGYVKRGYAQLFQNKCDEAQEGATKAKELVGNWGSELIESAIIFIHGQCGNETKTNALTKEFFKHVNDTNYKDPFAVFSVYNTNDEIEKALDWAELCVKEKAVGSYLFNIDVFYSKHLLNHPRFIELRKEMNF
- a CDS encoding S41 family peptidase; protein product: MKHLLFFLSTICCFSQSQLKETQLKEDYEILKTIISEVSPALTADDKINLINYFNSHESELQDKEMSSIEFFRFLIELKANTKTDEHGSLTLSADVMKEILTQSNVLFPIPILIIDDKLVVNHEKLPLPYGSIIHEINDRKVGELLDEMLNRKDAFTLRNLEPSFDALYLIKYGSAETFKILYTPPNSRIIETIWVEAIDVKSRETLHRNAIYPLDRESLSNLLNTKYFEEKDTYYVQLNSFNAKTDSDNFYKEFDDVFTELFKDIKKKDPKNVIIDLRYNGGGRMIIPALFYSYLAAKPFNETIHLKIPDFQLPYKEYIKTIEGREVDDSAITQIIEDFKKPFTKIDDHYEHRFIDSFKMKPNKRAYNGNVYLLIGGKTFSAASHFTALFKSENRGKLVGEQLGGSHKTITAGLQVQYELPNSKLLLGMPLGVLEFSEAVTNIPGTKIEPDIPISEETKYRYFLQKEDWDLQEVLKLID
- a CDS encoding amidohydrolase family protein, which codes for MRVNNASPTQLEPVLAKFPKLKLYIMHGGWPYVEDVKALLYAHANVYVDIAVINWILPKEELYSYIKSLITAGFGDRIMFGTDQMVWPDTIDVAIETVNSAEFLTQKQKKLIFFTITRRDFWA
- a CDS encoding GNAT family N-acetyltransferase, coding for MLAFLMGAVYKTYETERLFLKPTDLDDAEFIQKLMNTPKWLKYIGDRNIHSVEDAENYIQNRMLTQLERLGYSNYTLITKTEGYKIGTCGLYEREGKEGIDIGFAFLPPFEKLGYAFEAASKLRDIAFNELGIKEIQAYTLKDNISSQQLLEKLGLECIGTTNLPNDPEELLHYRIILR